A window from Megalobrama amblycephala isolate DHTTF-2021 linkage group LG9, ASM1881202v1, whole genome shotgun sequence encodes these proteins:
- the LOC125275495 gene encoding uncharacterized protein LOC125275495: MREAGLRVQPKLSRFTVASIIRTFRNENGVERQRHHGGRGRGRLFTDVQETAIINMVLANNAIRIREIREHILNNDTIFNNINAVSQSTIQRILQRHQVTMKQLYKVPFERNSDRVKNLRHDFVERVLEMDAQVIHHKFIYVDEVGFNLTKTRRRGQNVIGQRAIKNVPGQRGGNITMCAAITQNRVLHHNATLGPYNTGLFWMQFTQCLSLIQIRCLLDLWLYGTMLVFTGLFWSKTGLPPIHNL, from the exons ATGAGAGAGGCTGGACTGAGAGTCCAACCCAAATTGAGTCGATTTACAGTGGCGTCCATAATTCGAACCTTCAGAAATGAGAACGG AGTGGAAAGGCAAAGACATCATGGAGGACGAGGACGAGGACGCTTGTTTACAGATGTACAAGAGACTGCAATTATAAATATGGTTTTGGCCAACAATGCAATTAGGATTCGAGAGATAAGAGAGCATATCTTGAATAATGACACCATATTCAACAACATCAATGCTGTAAGCCAGTCGACCATACAACGCATCCTCCAGCGGCACCAAGTGACGATGAAACAACTTTACAAGGTGCCATTTGAGAGAAACTCTGACAGAGTCAAGAATCTGCGACATGACTTTGTAGAG AGAGTATTGGAGATGGATGCCCAGGTAATTCACCACAAATTTATTTATGTGGATGAGGTTGGCTTCAACCTCACCAAAACCAGGCGCCGTGGACAAAATGTAATAGGACAGAGGGCAATTAAGAATGTCCCTGGACAGCGTGGGGGTAATATAACCATGTGTGCTGCCATCACTCAAAACAGGGTCCTCCATCACAATGCCACACTGGGTCCATACAACACCGGCCTTTTCTGGATGCAATTCACACAATGCTTGTCCCTGATCCAGATCAGGTGCCTGCTAGATTTGTGGTTATATGGGACAATGTTAGTTTTCACCGGGCTGTTCTGGTCCAAAACTGGTTTGCCACCCATCCACAATTTGTAG
- the LOC125274595 gene encoding zinc finger BED domain-containing protein 4-like, giving the protein MFDTWRIDRSKVHAVVSDNARNMAKAMEDSNLKGIRCMAHTIQLAVNEGLLSQRSIADVIAIGRKIVGHFKHSPLAYARLQSIQEQFGMPQKRFQQDVSTRWNSTYYMLESLFAQKRVLATYIADHDLPATFTAYQWVLIENVLSLLAPFEQITKEISSSDASVADVIPLLAALKRLLNKEAETDHGVKTAKSALLEAVSTRFSQADSEPLYCIATVLDPRYKDHYLDVGKKMRTREMIQAELDLGKPLGDGDGQVMHSAGDENSAESKRARTTDEPRTVSLSDMFDEILQENNPFARQRTSSTAQQLDGYLSEVPIPRSNNPLEFWRTNQGRFPDLAQMARRYLSAPCTSTDSERLFSAASHVIDEKRNRLSCEKAEKLLFIKKNLPLFLKK; this is encoded by the exons ATGTTTGACACTTGGCGTATCGACCGATCTAAAGTGCATGCGGTAGTCAGTGACAACGCAAGAAATATGGCTAAAGCCATGGAAGATAGCAATCTGAAAGGCATACGGTGTATGGCACACACAATTCAACTGGCGGTCAACGAGGGATTGTTGAGTCAGCGCAGTATAGCAGATGTGATAGCGATAGGCAGGAAAATTGTTGGCCATTTTAAACATTCACCGCTTGCCTATGCGCGCCTACAATCTATCCAAGAACAGTTCGGAATGCCGCAAAAACGTTTCCAACAAGATGTGAGCACAAGGTGGAACAGTACATATTATATGCTGGAAAGCCTTTTTGCGCAAAAGCGAGTCTTGGCTACATACATAGCAGATCATGACCTGCCCGCGACATTCACCGCATACCAGTGGGTGTTAATCGAGAACGTTCTCTCTCTTCTCGCCCCCTTTGAGCAGATAACAAAAGAGATAAGCTCATCTGATGCATCTGTGGCAGACGTCATACCCTTACTTGCAGCACTAAAGCGTCTTTTAAACAAAGAGGCTGAAACAGACCACGGAGTGAAAACAGCTAAAAGTGCGCTCTTAGAAGCTGTCAGCACACGATTTAGTCAGGCGGACTCAGAACCCCTGTACTGCATCGCGACTGTGCTTGATCCAAGATATAAAGATCATTACTTGGATGTGGGGAAAAAGATGCGCACACGAGAAATGATCCAGGCCGAGTTGGATTTGGGAAAGCCGCTAGGTGATGGAGACGGTCAGGTGATGCACAGCGCAGGAGATGAAAACAGCGCAGAGAGTAAACGGGCTCGTACTACAGATGAGCCGCGCACAGTCTCGCTGTCTGACATGTTCGATGAGATCCTCCAAGAGAATAACCCATTTGCAAGACAGAGGACAAGCTCGACCGCTCAACAGTTAGATGGGTATCTCTCAGAAGTCCCCATCCCCAGGAGCAATAACCCTCTCGAATTTTGGAGGACCAATCAAGGCCGCTTTCCCGACCTGGCGCAGATGGCACGCAG GTACTTGTCTGCTCCATGCACAAGCACCGACAGTGAGAGACTGTTTAGTGCTGCATCTCATGTCATCGATGAGAAGAGGAACCGACTTTCATGTGAGAAAGCAGAGAAGCTACTTTTCATAAAGAAGAACCTGCCACTTTTCCTGAAGAAGTAG